A stretch of Arctopsyche grandis isolate Sample6627 chromosome 9, ASM5162203v2, whole genome shotgun sequence DNA encodes these proteins:
- the LOC143917028 gene encoding organic cation transporter protein-like: protein MGDKAKSVAINLDAILMQLGQFGKFQLFNYMLIIVPVIFAACNNGNYIFSAGDLEYRCRIPECDPLENPILETDWLVNAMPSSGDPRRCSRYATKNTTEIPDPGGQDVCNPDLFNQSQIIKCEEWVYGQGDSIVKELGLQCQSWKRTLVGTIHSCGLLTALPIVGFVSDRYGRKIALVSSAFFAGVLGLARSFANNYYTFIAFEFLEPTLGSGVYSSAFILGMELVGPKRRVLGATILCMFYSFGAMLLGVFAWLLPYWRTFLRVIYAPSLFFISYFWFTHESVRWLISKGRYESAVKILKKAAKTNGVTLTEKSMESLYSNVESKNLQSESVQADDGADIELTPLRQVIRSPIILTRVLKCSFWWITCTFVYYGLSINAVSLAGNSYLNYILVSTVELPAYLTSFVLLDRIGRKYTLCAAFLTSGAACIAFPFLPADMKWLSTLAYLMGKYCITMAFGSLYVYTSELFPTPLRHSLLSSCSMIGRIGSIVAPQTPLLAEYMPSLPALMFGSCSFISGLLMLTSPETLNIKLPDTIEEAENISKKPVSQRTKIV from the exons ATGGGGGACAAGGCTAAATCCGTCGCCATCAACCTGGACGCAATTCTCATGCAACTGGGACAATTCGGGAAATTCCAACTCTTCAACTACATGCTCATCATTGTCCCGGTCATATTCGCCGCGTGTAACAAtggaaattacatattttccGCCGGTGACCTCGAGTACAG ATGTCGTATACCAGAATGCGACCCATTGGAGAATCCGATTTTGGAAACGGACTGGTTGGTTAATGCTATGCCGTCGAGTGGTGATCCTCGTAGATGTTCCCGTTATGCTACGAAAAATACAACAGAAATTCCAGATCCCGGAGGACAGGATGTTTGCAATCCTGATTTATTCAACCAAAGTCAAATTATAAAGTGTGAAGAATGGGTTTATGGCCAAGGAGACTCTATAGTAAAAGAG ttAGGATTACAATGCCAATCTTGGAAAAGAACCTTAGTTGGAACTATACACAGTTGCGGATTATTGACTGCTTTACCTATTGTTGGTTTTGTGTCCGACCGATATGGAAGAAAAATAGCTTTGGTGTCTTCAGCATTTTTTGCTGGAGTTCTCGGACTAGCAAGATCATTCGCCAACAACTACTATACTTTTATTGCATTTGAATTCCTCGAACCGACACTAGGTTCTGGAGTTTACAGTTCAGCCTTCATACTCG GGATGGAACTTGTCGGTCCAAAGCGTCGTGTATTAGGTGCAACCAtactatgtatgttttattctTTCGGAGCCATGTTACTCGGTGTGTTCGCCTGGTTGTTGCCATATTGGAGAACTTTCCTACGCGTCATATACGCTCCATCACTATTTTTCATATCATATTTTTGGTTTACCCACGAAAGTGTCCGGTGGCTGATCAGCAAAGGCCGGTACGAATCGGCGGTGAAGATTTTGAAGAAAGCTGCCAAAACCAATGGCGTAACACTCACCGAAAAATCAATGGAGAGTTTATACTCCAATGTTGAGTCGAAAAACCTTCAGAGTGAATCTGTGCAAGCAGATGATGGTGCGGACATTGAATTGACGCCCTTACGACAAGTGATACGCTCGCCTATAATATTGACTCGAGTGCTTAAGTGTTCGTTTTGGTGGATTACGTGCACGTTTGTTTACTACGGTCTGTCAATTAATGCCGTATCATTAGCTGGCAATTCCTATTTGAACTACATTCTTGTGAGCACAGTTGAACTTCCAGCTTATTTGACCAGTTTCGTTTTGTTGGATCGCATCGGAAGAAAGTATACCCTCTGCGCTGCGTTCCTCACCAGTGGGGCCGCTTGCATAGCATTCCCCTTTTTACCAGCAG ATATGAAATGGTTGTCTACATTGGCATATTTGATGGGAAAGTACTGCATAACAATGGCTTTCGGTTCGTTGTATGTGTACACATCAGAATTATTCCCAACCCCTCTTCGCCATTCCCTTTTGAGCTCTTGTTCGATGATTGGAAGAATTGGTTCAATTGTAGCACCGCAGACGCCTTTATTA GCGGAATATATGCCGTCGTTACCAGCGTTGATGTTCGGCAGCTGTTCATTCATAAGTGGTTTGTTGATGTTGACGTCGCCGGAAACACTTAACATCAAGCTTCCCGACACAATCGAGGAAGCGGAGAACATCTCCAAAAAACCGGTCAGCCAACGCACCAAAATCGTATAG